One Pseudodesulfovibrio senegalensis DNA segment encodes these proteins:
- a CDS encoding CarD family transcriptional regulator codes for MFKVNELVVYPSQGVGKVERIESQEISGATADFYIVRILSNNVTLMVPVSNATNVGLRPVCSVRTGQAIFESLKDRSEFTGYTGQNWNRRYREYSEKLKSGDLSDVAYVLKELFLIGKDKELSFGERRLQEQAMGLVTMELAYAVDRSQDEIRDDILDMFKDVIDNDEENGEEEQ; via the coding sequence GTGTTCAAGGTCAACGAACTGGTCGTATATCCCTCCCAAGGCGTGGGCAAGGTCGAGCGCATCGAGTCGCAGGAGATCAGCGGCGCCACTGCGGACTTCTACATTGTCAGAATTCTCAGCAACAACGTAACCCTTATGGTTCCGGTGTCAAACGCAACGAACGTGGGCCTGCGCCCCGTATGCAGCGTCCGCACCGGACAAGCCATATTCGAGTCCCTCAAGGACCGCTCCGAGTTCACCGGCTACACCGGCCAGAACTGGAACAGACGCTATCGCGAATACTCCGAAAAGCTGAAAAGCGGCGATCTTTCCGATGTCGCATATGTGCTCAAGGAACTTTTCCTGATCGGCAAGGACAAGGAGCTTTCGTTTGGCGAACGCAGGCTTCAGGAACAGGCCATGGGTCTCGTGACCATGGAGCTGGCCTATGCCGTGGATCGCAGTCAGGACGAAATCCGCGACGACATTCTGGACATGTTCAAGGACGTCATCGACAACGATGAAGAAAACGGGGAAGAAGAGCAGTAA
- the rho gene encoding transcription termination factor Rho — MAKKKDTPKDASTDKMNLSELKRKNMQELTDLAVEYKVENPSGMRKQELIFALLQSCASQNGQIYGEGVLEILPDGFGFLRSPTYSYMPGPDDIYVSPSQIRRFGLRKGDVVSGQIRPPKEGERYFALLRVNEIGLEAPEHSKNLVLFDNLTPLYPDTMLRMENGDKNYTSRVIDLLAPIGCGQRGLLVAPPRTGKTMMLQSIANSINANNPDVDLIVLLIDERPEEVTDMERTVRAEVVSSTFDEPPQRHVQVAEMVMEKAKRLVERKRDVVVLLDSITRLGRAYNAVTPSSGRVLSGGIDANALQRPKRFFGAARNIEEGGSLTIIATALIDTGSRMDEVIFEEFKGTGNMEIYLDRHLAEKRVFPALDLNRSGTRKEELLLEDDVLNRVWILRKLLAPMNAIDSMEFLVDKMKGTKNNREFLDMMNR, encoded by the coding sequence ATGGCAAAGAAAAAGGACACTCCCAAGGACGCCTCCACCGACAAGATGAATCTATCCGAGCTCAAGCGCAAAAACATGCAGGAACTCACCGACCTCGCCGTCGAGTACAAGGTCGAGAATCCCAGCGGCATGCGCAAGCAGGAACTCATCTTCGCACTGCTGCAAAGCTGTGCCTCGCAAAACGGACAAATCTATGGCGAAGGCGTTCTGGAAATCCTGCCCGACGGTTTCGGGTTCCTCCGCTCTCCCACATACAGCTACATGCCCGGACCGGACGACATATACGTGTCGCCATCACAAATCCGCCGCTTTGGCCTGCGCAAAGGCGACGTGGTTTCCGGCCAGATTCGGCCGCCCAAGGAAGGTGAACGCTATTTCGCCCTGCTTCGGGTCAATGAAATCGGGCTGGAAGCTCCCGAGCATTCCAAGAATCTCGTACTGTTCGACAACCTGACCCCCCTCTATCCCGACACCATGCTGCGCATGGAAAACGGAGACAAGAACTACACTTCCCGGGTCATCGATCTGCTGGCACCCATCGGCTGCGGCCAGCGCGGCCTGCTCGTTGCGCCGCCGCGCACGGGTAAGACCATGATGCTGCAGTCCATCGCCAACTCCATCAACGCCAACAACCCGGACGTGGACCTCATCGTGCTGCTCATCGACGAACGGCCCGAAGAAGTCACCGACATGGAACGTACCGTGCGGGCCGAGGTTGTCAGCTCCACCTTCGACGAACCGCCGCAGCGTCACGTGCAGGTCGCTGAAATGGTCATGGAAAAGGCCAAACGCCTTGTTGAACGCAAACGCGACGTGGTCGTGCTGCTCGACTCCATTACCCGCCTCGGCCGGGCGTACAACGCCGTGACCCCGTCTTCGGGACGCGTGCTCTCCGGCGGTATCGACGCCAACGCCCTGCAGCGGCCCAAGCGCTTCTTCGGCGCGGCGCGCAACATCGAGGAAGGCGGCTCCCTGACCATCATCGCCACTGCGCTCATCGACACGGGGTCCCGCATGGATGAGGTCATTTTCGAAGAATTCAAGGGCACCGGCAACATGGAGATATATCTGGATCGCCATCTTGCGGAAAAACGCGTGTTCCCGGCACTTGACCTGAACCGCTCCGGCACTCGGAAGGAAGAGTTGCTGCTTGAGGATGACGTGCTCAACCGCGTCTGGATTCTGCGCAAGCTGCTCGCCCCCATGAACGCCATCGACTCCATGGAATTCCTCGTGGACAAGATGAAAGGCACCAAAAACAACCGCGAATTCCTGGATATGATGAACAGGTAG
- the groES gene encoding co-chaperone GroES gives MKLKPLNDRVLVKRLEVEEMTAGGIIIPDSAKEKPMKGEVVAAGEGKLDENGKRVAMTVKAGDTVLFAKYAGTEIKIDGVEHLVMREDDILAVVE, from the coding sequence ATGAAACTGAAACCGTTGAATGATCGTGTACTGGTCAAGCGTCTTGAAGTGGAAGAAATGACCGCCGGTGGCATCATCATCCCCGATTCCGCCAAGGAAAAACCCATGAAGGGTGAAGTCGTGGCTGCCGGGGAAGGCAAGCTGGACGAAAACGGCAAGCGCGTCGCCATGACCGTCAAGGCCGGAGACACCGTGCTGTTTGCCAAGTATGCCGGTACCGAGATCAAGATCGACGGTGTCGAGCATCTGGTCATGCGCGAAGACGACATCCTGGCTGTTGTCGAATAA
- a CDS encoding bifunctional riboflavin kinase/FAD synthetase → MIVIRTPDELKTALAGASVTIGNFDGVHKGHQALIKRTCVKATASGLTSAIVTFDPHPLRVLTERKTPPFITLTDQKLELISQFGPQVALVLAFTREMAALSPEQFVQHYLVDGLNMKELTIGYDYHMGKGRTGDHAMLTQIGDRLGFGVERLDPVALEGAIVSSTRIRDLVEAGDVWDARPLLGRFYQVSGEVVHGMKRGGKLLGFPTANLKLVDELFPKPGVYAVWVEVDGQAHEGVANIGKNPTFGNDALSVEAHILDYDKDIYGRDIRVHFVQRIRDERKFNGIDELKERIRRDVGIGRQILARPEGRIKITQPSIEDTAQ, encoded by the coding sequence ATGATCGTCATTCGTACACCTGACGAACTCAAGACAGCCCTTGCCGGAGCCAGCGTTACCATCGGCAACTTCGACGGCGTTCACAAGGGACATCAGGCACTTATCAAACGCACCTGTGTCAAGGCCACTGCCAGCGGCCTGACCAGCGCCATTGTAACTTTCGACCCGCATCCGCTGCGGGTGCTCACCGAACGCAAGACGCCCCCGTTCATCACCCTCACGGACCAGAAGCTGGAACTCATCTCCCAGTTCGGCCCGCAGGTCGCCTTGGTGCTGGCCTTCACTCGCGAAATGGCCGCCCTTTCCCCGGAGCAGTTCGTGCAACACTATCTGGTGGACGGCCTGAACATGAAGGAACTGACCATCGGCTACGACTACCACATGGGCAAGGGGCGCACCGGCGACCATGCCATGCTCACCCAAATCGGCGACCGTCTCGGCTTTGGTGTCGAACGGCTCGACCCCGTGGCGCTCGAAGGTGCCATCGTCAGCTCCACGCGCATCCGCGATCTGGTGGAAGCCGGCGACGTTTGGGACGCCCGTCCGCTGCTGGGCCGTTTCTATCAGGTTTCCGGCGAAGTGGTGCACGGCATGAAACGCGGCGGCAAACTGCTGGGCTTTCCCACCGCCAACCTCAAGCTGGTGGACGAGCTCTTTCCCAAGCCCGGGGTCTACGCGGTCTGGGTCGAGGTGGACGGACAAGCGCACGAGGGTGTGGCCAACATCGGCAAGAACCCCACCTTCGGCAACGACGCCCTTTCCGTGGAAGCGCACATCCTTGATTACGACAAGGACATTTACGGCCGCGACATCCGTGTGCATTTCGTCCAGCGCATCCGCGATGAGCGCAAATTCAACGGCATCGACGAACTCAAGGAACGCATCAGGCGCGACGTGGGAATCGGTCGGCAAATCCTTGCCCGTCCTGAAGGCAGGATAAAAATCACCCAACCAAGCATAGAAGACACGGCACAATGA
- a CDS encoding M48 family metalloprotease has product MTPMRFRRFATFALVMALSTGMLLPPAPAQALFESLSIKDEKKMGREFDAMIRAKMGVVGDPLIDSYVKGIVDKIVAAKRPMPFTIKSAVLANNSLNAFAIPGGYIYVFTGLIASAETESELAGVIAHELGHVSERHMARRLEKSKFVGIASMVGAVAGIFLGIAGGGDSAGKLGQALVMGSQAGAQQAMLNYSRSDERDADHVGMNSMVEAGYNPNGMPQMFEIMQKKKWFSGGGDIPSYLSTHPGLAERIGYLKGRIKRMPERFTQRKDDNTRLRRVQAIILAKLTPADAALGKYKSKPESEYTALDFMGRGIVLLRLKRTREAEQWMEKALAANDDDPLVLREAGRFYYKTGQTAKAGMLLQKAVFKDPKDALALFYLSLLQAENGDYNRAIPTMRKVLAAVPEDAEVHYYLGKILGESGDDFGGYLHLGYSELYLLHPRKARAHAAKAQSLAKSEEDKEKVEKLKELIQKKTQKGS; this is encoded by the coding sequence ATGACACCCATGCGCTTCAGAAGATTCGCCACATTTGCTCTTGTCATGGCACTCTCAACCGGGATGCTGTTGCCCCCGGCCCCGGCCCAAGCCCTTTTCGAGTCCCTGTCCATCAAGGACGAAAAAAAGATGGGCCGAGAGTTTGACGCCATGATTCGCGCCAAGATGGGCGTGGTGGGCGATCCGCTCATCGACTCCTACGTCAAGGGCATCGTCGATAAAATCGTTGCTGCCAAACGCCCCATGCCCTTCACCATCAAAAGCGCCGTGCTGGCCAACAACTCCCTGAACGCCTTTGCGATCCCGGGCGGCTATATTTATGTCTTTACCGGCCTCATCGCCAGTGCGGAAACCGAATCCGAACTGGCCGGAGTCATTGCGCACGAACTCGGCCACGTATCCGAACGGCACATGGCCCGGCGTCTGGAAAAATCCAAATTCGTGGGCATCGCCTCCATGGTGGGCGCGGTTGCCGGAATATTCCTGGGCATCGCCGGAGGCGGGGACTCCGCAGGCAAACTCGGCCAGGCGCTGGTCATGGGTTCGCAGGCCGGTGCCCAGCAGGCCATGCTCAACTACTCGCGCTCGGACGAGCGCGATGCCGACCATGTGGGCATGAACAGTATGGTCGAGGCGGGTTACAACCCCAACGGCATGCCCCAGATGTTCGAAATAATGCAAAAAAAGAAATGGTTCAGCGGTGGCGGGGACATCCCCTCCTACCTCTCGACCCACCCGGGCCTTGCCGAGCGCATCGGCTACCTCAAGGGCCGCATCAAGCGCATGCCCGAACGCTTTACCCAGCGCAAGGACGACAACACCCGCCTCAGGCGCGTACAGGCCATCATCCTGGCCAAGCTGACTCCGGCAGACGCCGCGCTGGGCAAATACAAATCCAAACCCGAAAGCGAATACACCGCGCTGGACTTCATGGGACGCGGCATCGTGCTCTTGCGCCTCAAGCGGACCCGCGAAGCCGAACAATGGATGGAAAAGGCGCTTGCCGCAAACGATGACGACCCGCTTGTGCTGCGCGAAGCCGGGCGGTTCTATTACAAGACCGGTCAAACCGCCAAAGCCGGAATGCTGCTGCAAAAGGCCGTGTTCAAGGACCCCAAGGACGCGTTGGCCCTGTTCTACCTTTCCCTGCTTCAGGCCGAAAACGGCGACTATAACCGGGCCATTCCCACCATGCGCAAGGTGCTGGCCGCCGTGCCCGAAGACGCGGAGGTCCACTACTACCTCGGCAAGATCCTTGGAGAATCCGGCGACGACTTCGGAGGCTACCTGCATCTGGGATACAGCGAACTCTACCTGCTCCACCCACGCAAGGCCCGCGCGCATGCCGCCAAGGCGCAGTCATTGGCCAAGTCGGAAGAGGACAAGGAAAAAGTCGAAAAACTCAAAGAGCTTATCCAGAAAAAAACGCAAAAAGGGTCCTGA
- the groL gene encoding chaperonin GroEL (60 kDa chaperone family; promotes refolding of misfolded polypeptides especially under stressful conditions; forms two stacked rings of heptamers to form a barrel-shaped 14mer; ends can be capped by GroES; misfolded proteins enter the barrel where they are refolded when GroES binds) encodes MAKEILFDAKAREKLKNGVDKLANAVKVTLGPKGRNVVMEKSFGSPVITKDGVSVAKEIELEDKFENMGAQMVKEVASKTSDVAGDGTTTATVLAQSVFTEGVKLVAAGRNPMAIKRGIDKAVEAIVEELGKLTKDTRDQKEIAQVGTISANNDATIGNIIAEAMSKVGKEGVITVEEAKGLETTLDVVEGMQFDRGYLSPYFVTNPDRMTCEMEEPLILINEKKISNMKELLPVLEQVAKMSKPLLIIAEDIEGEALATLVVNKLRGTLNVSAVKAPGFGERRKAMLKDIAVLTGGQVVSEDLGIKMENLTVNDLGSAKRIVIDKDNTTVVDGAGNADDIKARIKQIRAEIAESSSDYDREKLQERLAKIVGGVAVINVGAATETEMKEKKARVEDALNATRAAVEEGIVPGGGVALARASKVVDKVKAVDDDETAGIAIIARAVEEPLRQIAGNAGFEGSIVVEKVKNGKDGFGFNAATSEYEDLIKAGVIDPKKVTRTALQNAASVAGLLLTTECAIADKPEPKDAAAPAMPGGMGGMGGMGGMY; translated from the coding sequence ATGGCTAAAGAAATTCTTTTCGACGCCAAAGCTCGCGAAAAACTGAAAAACGGCGTGGACAAGCTGGCCAACGCCGTCAAGGTCACCCTCGGACCCAAGGGCCGCAACGTCGTCATGGAGAAGTCTTTCGGCTCTCCGGTCATCACCAAGGACGGCGTTTCCGTTGCCAAGGAAATCGAACTGGAAGACAAGTTCGAAAACATGGGCGCACAGATGGTCAAGGAAGTTGCCTCCAAGACTTCCGATGTTGCCGGTGACGGCACCACCACCGCCACCGTGCTGGCCCAGTCCGTGTTCACCGAAGGCGTGAAGCTCGTGGCCGCAGGCCGCAACCCCATGGCCATCAAGCGCGGCATCGACAAGGCCGTTGAGGCCATTGTGGAAGAGCTGGGCAAGCTGACCAAGGACACCCGCGACCAGAAGGAAATCGCCCAGGTCGGCACCATCTCCGCCAACAACGACGCCACCATCGGCAACATCATTGCCGAAGCCATGAGCAAGGTCGGCAAGGAAGGCGTCATCACGGTCGAGGAAGCCAAGGGTCTGGAAACCACTCTGGACGTCGTCGAAGGCATGCAGTTCGACCGCGGCTACCTGTCCCCCTATTTCGTGACCAACCCGGATCGCATGACCTGCGAAATGGAAGAACCCCTGATCCTCATCAACGAGAAGAAAATCTCCAACATGAAGGAACTGCTGCCGGTTCTGGAACAGGTCGCCAAAATGTCCAAGCCGCTGCTGATCATCGCCGAAGACATCGAAGGCGAAGCACTGGCCACCCTCGTGGTCAACAAGCTGCGCGGCACTTTGAACGTGTCTGCGGTCAAGGCTCCGGGCTTCGGCGAACGCCGCAAGGCCATGCTCAAGGACATCGCCGTGCTGACCGGCGGCCAGGTCGTTTCCGAAGACCTCGGCATCAAGATGGAAAACCTGACCGTCAACGACCTCGGTTCCGCCAAGCGCATCGTCATCGACAAGGACAACACCACGGTTGTGGACGGCGCAGGCAATGCCGACGACATCAAGGCCCGCATCAAGCAGATCCGCGCCGAGATCGCCGAATCCTCTTCCGATTACGATCGTGAGAAGCTGCAGGAACGTCTGGCCAAGATCGTTGGCGGCGTGGCCGTCATCAACGTCGGCGCTGCAACCGAGACCGAAATGAAAGAAAAGAAGGCCCGCGTGGAAGACGCCCTGAACGCCACCCGCGCAGCCGTGGAAGAAGGCATCGTCCCCGGCGGCGGTGTTGCCCTGGCCCGTGCCTCCAAGGTCGTGGACAAGGTCAAGGCCGTTGACGACGACGAAACCGCAGGCATCGCCATCATCGCCCGCGCCGTGGAAGAACCGCTGCGCCAGATCGCCGGCAACGCCGGTTTCGAAGGCTCCATCGTGGTGGAGAAGGTCAAGAACGGCAAGGACGGCTTCGGCTTCAACGCCGCCACCTCCGAGTACGAAGACCTGATCAAGGCCGGTGTCATCGATCCCAAGAAGGTCACCCGCACCGCCCTGCAGAACGCCGCTTCCGTGGCCGGTCTGCTGCTGACCACCGAGTGCGCCATCGCCGACAAGCCCGAACCCAAGGACGCTGCTGCCCCGGCAATGCCCGGCGGCATGGGCGGCATGGGCGGCATGGGCGGCATGTACTAG
- the pth gene encoding aminoacyl-tRNA hydrolase, with product MDSKCLIVGLGNPGPKYHDTRHNLGFMVIDRILELGETRKSMRLTRLDESGDYELWRANFAGATRLLCKPMTYMNLSGKAVSKVCGRHGIQPDSVLVLHDELDLPTGRMKIKKGGSNNGHRGLESIQQCLNTAGFLRLRLGIGRPPEPYREISDWVLDTFSTPETAVLPETINAAVKGIDLLLRRGMGQAQQFIHRFEPEAARQENAANGIVDS from the coding sequence ATGGACAGCAAATGCCTCATAGTCGGCCTGGGAAATCCCGGCCCAAAGTATCATGACACCCGGCACAATCTGGGATTCATGGTCATCGACCGTATTCTCGAACTGGGGGAAACGCGCAAAAGCATGCGCCTGACCCGGCTGGACGAGTCCGGCGACTATGAACTGTGGCGGGCCAATTTTGCCGGAGCCACACGGCTTTTGTGCAAGCCCATGACCTACATGAACCTTTCGGGCAAGGCTGTTTCCAAGGTCTGCGGACGCCACGGCATACAGCCGGACAGCGTTCTGGTGCTGCACGACGAGCTGGACCTGCCCACAGGACGCATGAAAATCAAGAAAGGCGGCAGCAACAACGGCCACCGGGGGCTGGAATCAATCCAGCAATGCCTGAACACGGCCGGATTCCTCCGCTTGCGGCTGGGCATCGGCAGGCCGCCCGAACCATACCGCGAAATCAGCGACTGGGTTCTGGACACGTTCAGCACTCCGGAAACCGCCGTTCTCCCGGAAACGATCAATGCCGCAGTCAAAGGCATTGACCTGCTGCTGCGCCGCGGCATGGGCCAGGCACAGCAGTTCATTCATCGCTTCGAACCCGAAGCAGCACGTCAGGAAAACGCCGCGAACGGAATCGTGGACTCTTGA
- a CDS encoding chloride channel protein, whose amino-acid sequence MNPLGPIFTYWRDFVKSYRSIASFRWLVVGALVGLFSGLTAIVFFGAIEWGKFLIQNQLAGIVSPHPAGEHLFHAHPDVYRPWIIPLFTCGTGLLTGWLVQRFIPETVTGGTDGTDATINTFHNKGGYMRPLVPVIKGFTSILTIASGGSAGREGPITQLGAGVGTWVASKFQFSAKERRILLLAGAAGGLGAVFRAPLGGALTAIEVVYREDFESEAMLPSIMSSVVAYSVFSLVYGSEPIFGIPRFEFHDPRELVFYALLAIVCAASGWLYCKTFYAFKYRLFFPLKDKIGLIWATGLGGLLMGLFGIFYPEVLSGGYGWLELAIMGQLPLLSMCAIIVGKTVATSLTIGSGLSGGMFAPALFVGGMSGGLVGKAGHHFFPDIVTQPGAYILVGMAAFFAGVANAPVGPLVMVTELTQGYGLLAPLMLASAICIVLSRSTSLYEHQVENKFDSPAHLEDTTINVLEQLHVSDVYSPSRVISLEENITLRALTNIIANSNQILYPVKNAEGTFTGILSIHDIRNWMFDEDLFDLVVVRDLATKRVYVRPDYDLYQALLRFVDTDYAQIPVVTKDSTDKFLGLLNREDVFNAYHDAMVDMKTEEAELPIKKTDLPPTA is encoded by the coding sequence ATGAACCCCCTTGGCCCCATATTCACCTATTGGCGAGATTTTGTTAAATCATACAGGAGCATAGCCTCGTTTCGCTGGCTTGTTGTCGGCGCTCTCGTAGGACTGTTTTCCGGGCTGACGGCCATCGTTTTTTTCGGTGCGATCGAATGGGGGAAATTCCTGATACAGAACCAGCTGGCCGGCATCGTTTCCCCGCACCCGGCCGGTGAGCACCTGTTCCACGCCCATCCTGATGTATACCGTCCGTGGATCATTCCGCTCTTTACCTGCGGCACGGGGCTGCTCACGGGCTGGCTGGTACAACGGTTCATCCCGGAAACCGTTACAGGCGGCACGGACGGCACAGACGCCACCATCAACACATTCCACAACAAGGGCGGCTACATGCGCCCGCTGGTTCCCGTCATCAAGGGCTTCACGTCCATCCTGACCATCGCCTCGGGCGGCAGCGCCGGGCGCGAAGGGCCCATCACCCAACTCGGCGCGGGCGTGGGCACCTGGGTGGCCTCCAAATTCCAGTTCTCGGCAAAGGAGCGGCGCATCCTGTTGCTGGCCGGTGCGGCAGGAGGACTCGGGGCCGTGTTCCGTGCCCCCCTGGGCGGCGCACTCACGGCCATTGAAGTGGTCTATCGCGAAGATTTCGAATCCGAGGCCATGCTGCCCTCGATCATGTCCTCCGTTGTGGCCTATTCCGTTTTTTCGCTGGTCTACGGTTCCGAGCCGATATTCGGCATTCCCCGCTTTGAATTCCACGACCCGCGGGAACTCGTTTTCTACGCCCTGCTGGCCATCGTATGTGCGGCTTCGGGCTGGCTGTATTGCAAAACATTCTATGCCTTCAAATACCGCCTGTTCTTTCCGCTCAAGGACAAGATCGGCCTCATCTGGGCCACGGGATTGGGCGGGCTGCTCATGGGACTGTTCGGCATATTTTATCCGGAAGTGCTTTCGGGCGGCTACGGCTGGCTGGAACTGGCCATCATGGGCCAGCTGCCGTTGCTGAGCATGTGTGCCATCATCGTGGGCAAAACCGTGGCCACCTCCCTGACCATAGGCTCCGGCCTTTCCGGCGGCATGTTCGCGCCAGCCCTGTTCGTGGGCGGCATGTCCGGCGGACTCGTGGGCAAAGCCGGGCATCACTTTTTCCCGGACATCGTCACCCAGCCCGGTGCCTACATTCTTGTCGGCATGGCCGCGTTCTTTGCGGGTGTGGCCAATGCGCCCGTGGGGCCGCTGGTCATGGTTACGGAGCTTACGCAGGGCTATGGATTGCTGGCGCCCCTCATGCTGGCCTCGGCCATCTGCATCGTGCTCTCGCGCAGCACCTCGCTCTACGAGCATCAGGTGGAAAACAAGTTCGACTCCCCGGCACACCTTGAAGACACCACCATCAACGTTCTGGAACAACTGCACGTTTCCGACGTATATTCTCCCAGCCGCGTCATTTCGCTGGAAGAAAACATCACCCTGCGTGCCCTGACCAACATCATCGCCAACTCCAACCAGATACTCTACCCGGTCAAGAACGCGGAGGGCACCTTCACGGGCATTCTCTCCATACACGACATCCGCAACTGGATGTTTGACGAGGATCTCTTCGACCTCGTGGTGGTACGCGACCTGGCCACCAAGCGCGTGTACGTGCGTCCCGACTACGACCTGTATCAGGCGCTTCTGCGCTTTGTGGACACGGACTACGCTCAAATCCCGGTGGTCACCAAGGACAGCACCGACAAATTCCTCGGCCTGCTCAACCGTGAAGACGTATTCAACGCCTACCACGACGCCATGGTGGACATGAAAACCGAAGAGGCTGAACTCCCCATTAAGAAAACGGACTTGCCCCCGACCGCGTAG
- a CDS encoding lysophospholipid acyltransferase family protein gives MQRQEEIFRIDSPYGDPWRSALFSMVSKPLSRVLRFKTLNTMYARAGELEGDFIDRALNAIGIRFELDGQPLSRIPANGPLMVVANHPFGAVEGLLLVKLLRQIRPDVRIMANYMLSMIPEMREHLIAVDPFGTSGSVKSNISGLKESMRWLRNGGLLGVFPAGEVSSLRVRKRMVADPDWSPTVAGIARKTGASVLPVFFQGRNSALFQAAGMLHPRLRTVLLPHENLKHSKAPVRIAVGSVIPPEKMASFDNDREAVRYLRFRTHVLRKRPAKKILPTKAPARTLEPLANSRPRHILASEVAALPDSNILLESGCFTVFAAQAKRIPRLMREIGVLREKTFRAVGEGTGKPMDIDAYDDYYHHLVLWNHEEREVAGAYRFARADKVLAEHGIRGLYSASLFDFEPGVIETMQPALEMGRSFITENYQRSYQPLLLLWKGIAAYVTRHPQYTNLFGCVSVSGDYSHLSHELIAGFLKRHCSLEELAGQVHPKLPPRTKRLKRLDIDVPELAFSDPADINALVTDVESGKSIPVLLKQYLKLGGKLLGFNVDPEFGNCMDGLILVDLKKTDAKILRRFMGKAEADNFMALHHATVAPLQPAA, from the coding sequence ATGCAACGACAGGAAGAAATATTCCGAATCGATTCGCCATACGGCGACCCCTGGCGCTCCGCGCTTTTTTCCATGGTCAGCAAACCCCTTTCCAGGGTTCTCCGGTTCAAGACCCTCAACACCATGTACGCCAGAGCGGGCGAACTGGAAGGCGATTTCATCGACCGCGCCCTGAATGCCATCGGCATACGTTTCGAGCTGGACGGCCAACCCCTTTCGCGCATCCCGGCAAACGGGCCGCTCATGGTGGTGGCCAACCACCCTTTCGGCGCGGTGGAAGGATTGCTGCTGGTCAAGCTGCTGCGCCAGATACGGCCGGACGTGCGCATCATGGCCAACTACATGCTGAGCATGATCCCGGAAATGCGCGAGCACCTGATCGCGGTGGACCCCTTCGGCACCAGCGGCTCGGTCAAATCCAACATATCCGGTCTCAAGGAATCCATGCGCTGGCTCAGGAACGGCGGCCTGCTGGGCGTGTTCCCTGCGGGCGAGGTTTCCAGCCTGCGCGTACGCAAACGCATGGTGGCGGACCCGGACTGGAGCCCCACGGTGGCGGGCATCGCGCGCAAGACCGGCGCATCCGTGCTCCCCGTATTCTTTCAGGGCCGCAACAGCGCCCTTTTTCAGGCGGCGGGCATGCTGCACCCCCGCTTGCGCACCGTGCTGCTGCCCCACGAAAATCTCAAGCACTCCAAGGCCCCTGTCCGCATTGCGGTGGGCAGCGTGATACCGCCGGAAAAAATGGCCTCGTTTGATAACGACCGGGAGGCCGTGCGCTATCTGCGTTTCCGCACCCATGTGCTGCGCAAACGGCCCGCCAAAAAAATCCTGCCGACCAAGGCTCCGGCCCGCACGCTGGAACCGCTGGCCAACTCCCGGCCACGACACATACTGGCCAGCGAAGTGGCGGCCCTGCCCGACAGCAACATCCTGCTCGAATCCGGCTGTTTCACGGTCTTTGCGGCGCAGGCAAAGCGCATCCCGCGGCTCATGCGCGAAATCGGCGTACTGCGCGAAAAGACCTTCCGCGCCGTGGGCGAGGGAACGGGCAAGCCCATGGATATCGACGCCTACGACGACTATTACCATCACCTCGTGCTCTGGAACCATGAAGAACGCGAAGTGGCCGGAGCATACCGCTTTGCCCGCGCGGACAAGGTCCTTGCCGAACACGGAATCAGGGGCCTGTATTCGGCATCACTGTTCGATTTTGAACCGGGGGTCATTGAAACGATGCAACCGGCCCTTGAGATGGGCCGTTCGTTCATCACCGAAAACTACCAGCGCAGTTACCAGCCCCTGCTGCTGCTCTGGAAAGGCATCGCCGCCTATGTGACGCGCCACCCGCAATACACCAACCTGTTCGGCTGCGTGAGCGTTTCCGGCGACTATTCGCACCTTTCCCACGAGCTGATCGCTGGCTTTCTGAAACGCCACTGTTCGCTCGAAGAACTGGCCGGACAGGTGCACCCCAAACTGCCGCCGCGCACCAAGCGACTCAAACGGCTGGACATCGACGTGCCCGAACTGGCCTTCAGCGACCCGGCGGACATCAACGCGCTGGTCACGGACGTGGAATCCGGCAAATCCATTCCCGTGCTGCTCAAGCAGTACCTCAAGCTCGGCGGCAAGCTGCTGGGCTTCAACGTGGACCCGGAATTCGGCAACTGCATGGACGGTCTGATTCTGGTGGACCTCAAGAAAACCGATGCAAAAATACTGCGTCGCTTCATGGGCAAGGCCGAGGCCGACAACTTCATGGCCCTGCACCACGCCACGGTCGCCCCCCTGCAACCGGCCGCCTGA